The Streptomyces sp. GSL17-111 region TGCTGTACTTCCACCACGTGACCGACCTGCCCCTGACGCAGGTCGGCACCATCATGACGGCCGCGGCCGTCCTCGCGCTGCTGAGCAACCCGGCGGCCGGCGTCCTCATCGACCGCTTCGGGGCGCGGGCCGTCCTCGTCGGCGGCTACCTGCTGCGGGCGGTCGGCTTCTGCGCCTACCCGCTGGTCGACGACGGGTACGCGATGTTCGGGGTGTTGCTGCTCGTCGGCCTCGGGGACGTCTCGTTCCCGCCCGCCGTGCAGTCCTTCGTGGCGGAGATCGCGCGCGGCACGGAACGCGACACGCTGCTCGCCGCGCAGCGCAGCCTGCGCAACGCGGGGCTGGGCGTGGGCGGGCTGGTCGCCAGCGGGCTGCTGGCGCTCGGCAGCGACTCGGCGTACACGGTGATCGTGCTGGTCGTCAGCGCCGGGTACGTCTCGGCGGCGCTGCTCATCCGCACCATCGGGACGGGGAGCAGGGCCGCGTCGGCCGCCGGACGCCCGCCCGTGCCGGGCAGCGGCTTCCGCACGGTGATGCGGAACCGGCCGTTCATGGGGCTGACGGCGCTGAACGTGCCGACGGCGTTCGGCTACATGGTGCTGTCGGTGAGCCTGCCCGTCTACATCACGCAGGAACTCGACGCGTCCCACTCGCTCGTGGGGGTGCTGTACGCGGTCAACACGGTGTGCATCGCGCTGCTCCAGATCCCGGTGACGCGCTTCCTCGTGCGGTACCGCAGGACGCGCGCGGTGGCGCTCGGCGCGGTCGTGTTCGCCGGTTCCTTCGGCGGCTTCGCGCTGCTCGGCGCCTTGTCGAACGGCACCACGCTGATCGTCGGCGTCTTCGTGGCGACGGCGGCGTTCACCGCCGGTGAGCTGATGCACGGGGCGACGGCCTCCGCGCTGGTCGCCCAGGCGGCCCCGGAGGCGACGCGCGGCCGTCACATGGCGGTCTATCAGCTCTCCTGGGCGGTGCCGATCGCGCTGGCCCCGGCGGTGCTGACGGCCCTGCTGACGCTGTCCCCGACGGGCATGTGGCTGCTGCTGGCGGCCGGGGTGACCGTCTCGGCGGTGGGGATGGTGCGGCTGGAGCCCCGGCTGCCGGCGCACGCGGTGCGGCCGGACGTGCCGGCGCCCGCCGAGCCGGCGGCCCCGGCGGGAGACCGGGCGGGTTCGGCGGTCCCGGCGCCCACCGCACCACCGGGCCCTCCGGCGGGCAGGAAGCGGCGCGTTCGGACCTGAACCGTGTCGGGAGGCGACTGTCAGAGGCGGGTGCGAACCTGACGCGGAGGGGATCGACGCGAAAGGACATCGCCATGATCACTACCGACTTCGTGCCCGGCTCGCCGTCCTGGCTGGACCTGGGTGCTCCGGACATCAACACCGCCACCGCCTTCTACCGTTCCGTGTTCGGCTGGGGCACCGAAACGATGGAGGGCGAGGACGGCGAGATCGGGTACGCCATGTTCCAGGAGGACGGCAAGTACGTCGGCGCCGTCGGCAAGCTGGAGGAGCAGGGCACCCGCCCGGCCTGGATGATCTACTTCGGCACCGACGACATCGACGTCACGACGCGGGCGGTGGAGCGGCTCGGCGGTACGGTCCGCGTCCCTCCGATGGAGGTACCGGGCGAGGGCAGGATGGCCCAGTACACCGACCCGCAGGGCGGGCAGTTCGCCGCCTGGCAGCCCGGGACGAGCGGGTCCTCCGGCCTGCAGATGACGGACGACCCCAACAGCCTGTGCTGGACGGAGCTGATGACCACGGACGCCGCCGGGGCCCGGAGCTTCTACGGCGAGGTCTTCGGCTGGCGCTTCGACGACATGCCGCTCCCGGGGGACGCGGAGGGCACCTACACGTGCCTGACGCCGGCCGGTCAGCCGGAGGAGCGGATGCACGGCGGGCTGATGGAGCTGCCCGCCGACGCCTTCGCGGAGATGGGCGGCACGCCCTACTGGCACCCCGTGTTCGCGGTGGAGGACGTCGACGCCGCCGTGGCCCGCGCCCAGGAGAACGGCGGCACGCTCCGGACGGGGCCCGACGACGCCGAGGGCGTCGGCCGCATGGCGGTCGTGGTGGACGGCGCGGGGGCGGACTTCGTACTGCTGAAGCCGCAGCCGCCGCAGTGAGGCGCCGCCCGCCCGCGCCGCGGACCGTCTCGCCCGCGCCTCGGACCGTCTCGCCCGCGTCTCAGACCGTCTCGCCCGTGGCGAGGGAGTCGAGATAGGCGTCGGCGGCGCGGTCGAGGAGGTCGGCGGCCTCCGTCAGGTTGCAGGTGACGGCGAAGCGCTCCATGCGCAGGCCGGTGCGCTCCTCGATGATCGTGCCCAGTTCGGTCAGGGCGAGGGAGTCCATGTCGAGTTCGGCGAACGTCGCGTGCGGATGCAGGTTCATCCGCGGGAGGCCGAAGGTCTCGTGCAGGATCTCCACGAGCAGGTTCAGGGCCACAGACATCGCATTCCCCTTCCGGGACGGTCCGACGGCGGCGCGACGGCGGTGGGCCGACGCGCGGGGTCCACGATGCAGGCCGCCGCACCGCCGTCCCGGTAGCGTGCCGTCCCCGTCCCGCCGTCTTCACCCTCGTGGGCCATCCGCCACGGGCCGGTGGCTTCCGCGCGGCAGCGGGGACGGCGATCGCCGTCACGGTGCGGGCGCTGCGGGTGGGCGGGCGTCGGGTCCTCCCGTGTGCGCCTCCCGAGGTAATCGAGTGGCCCGGGTCGGGCGGTCCGGGCCCGGGGCACGGGGGTGGAACTTCCCTTTTCCCGCGTGGAGTTGTCTATCGTCCTCGGCCGTCCGAGCGGTGCGGGGGTGTGGGGCGGCGGCTCGCGCAGATGGCTCACTCCAGGTGTGAAAAGGGCGGTTCGGTGCGAAATTGCAGTTGATCACATTTACCCCCCTCAACCTGGAGGAGAGACATGACCCGCATCCGTACCCTGGCCGCCGCCACCGCCATCGCCGCCTTCGGCGTGATGGCCGGCGCGGGGACCGCCGCCGCCTGCGACCGTGGCGGCGACGAATACGAGACGGAGATCACGACCGTCGTGAACGCCTGCAACTCGTACGGCGACCAGTACGGCCTGATCAACCTCTCCGGCGGCAACGTCTGCGTCGACTTCGACTGACGTACCGCGCACCACGCGGCTGCCCCGGACCGGACGGTCCGGGGCAGCCGCGCGTTCGTCTCCGGGTCAGTGCCGGCCGCGGGCGCTGCTCGACGCTCCGCTGAACAGCCGGGCGACGGCCCGGAAGGGCAGGGTGACGAGGGTCGCGAGCGCTCCGCCGATGGAGCGCAGAACGTCTGCGATGGCCCTCAGCATGATGGTGCCTCCGTCCTGGTCCGCAAGGGGTCCGTGCACAGCGCGTGCCCGGCGCGGCCGCACGGAAACCCGTTCGCGCGGCGCCTACCCGAGCGTGCCGCCTACCCGAGCGTGCCGCCTACCCGAGCGTGGCCAGCAGGTCGCGGCAGGCCGACTCGCAGCGACGGCAGGTGTCGGCGCACACGCGGCAGTGCGCGTGGCCGGAGGCGTGCCGCTCGCACACGTCGGCGCACGCCGCGCAGGCCGTCGCACAGGCCTCCAGCATGGCGCGGGTGATGTTCGCGTCGTACTCGGTGTGGCGGGAGAGGACCCGGCCCGTCGTGTCGCAGATGTCCGCGCAGTCGAGGTTGGTGCGGATGCACTTCCGCAGTTGGGCGACCTCGTCCTCGGAGAGGCAGGCGTCCGCGCAGGCGGTACAGGCCTCCGTGCAGGCGAAGCACTCCTCGATGCAGCGCGCGAGCGCCACCCGGTCGACCTCGCCCAGCGACGCGGGGTACGTCTCCAGCATGTCCTTCGCCGGGGTGGCCATGATCATCGCCTCCTTCGGTACGGGCCCCGGCGGGCGCCGGGGCGCACCGGGCGGGTAACCGAGGGGGCGGTCCGTGACACCTCGCACCGCCCCCTCGTGCCGGACGGGATCCGCCCGTCAGCGCTCCGCCCTGAAGGAGCGCAGCCGCATGCTGTTGGCCACGACGGAGACGGAGGAGAACGCCATCGCGGCCCCGGCGATCATGGGGCTCAGCAGACCGGCCGCGGCCAGCGGGAGGGCCAGGACGTTGTAACCGAAGGCCCAGACGAGGTTCGACCTGATGGTGGCCAGCGTCCGGCGGGAGAGGCGGACGGCGTCGGCGGCGGTCCGCAGGTCGCCCCGGACGAGGGTGAGGTCGCCCGCCTCGATGGCGGCGTCGGTGCCGGTGCCCATGGCCAGCCCCAGATCGGCCTGGGCGAGGGCGGCGGCGTCGTTGACCCCGTCGCCCACCATCGCCACCGAGCGTCCCTCGCTCTGGAGTCGCCGAACGACGTCGACCTTGTCCTGCGGCATGA contains the following coding sequences:
- a CDS encoding MDR family MFS transporter; the encoded protein is MKRPSTRARYMLGMVVDATGSGMFLPLSLLYFHHVTDLPLTQVGTIMTAAAVLALLSNPAAGVLIDRFGARAVLVGGYLLRAVGFCAYPLVDDGYAMFGVLLLVGLGDVSFPPAVQSFVAEIARGTERDTLLAAQRSLRNAGLGVGGLVASGLLALGSDSAYTVIVLVVSAGYVSAALLIRTIGTGSRAASAAGRPPVPGSGFRTVMRNRPFMGLTALNVPTAFGYMVLSVSLPVYITQELDASHSLVGVLYAVNTVCIALLQIPVTRFLVRYRRTRAVALGAVVFAGSFGGFALLGALSNGTTLIVGVFVATAAFTAGELMHGATASALVAQAAPEATRGRHMAVYQLSWAVPIALAPAVLTALLTLSPTGMWLLLAAGVTVSAVGMVRLEPRLPAHAVRPDVPAPAEPAAPAGDRAGSAVPAPTAPPGPPAGRKRRVRT
- a CDS encoding VOC family protein yields the protein MITTDFVPGSPSWLDLGAPDINTATAFYRSVFGWGTETMEGEDGEIGYAMFQEDGKYVGAVGKLEEQGTRPAWMIYFGTDDIDVTTRAVERLGGTVRVPPMEVPGEGRMAQYTDPQGGQFAAWQPGTSGSSGLQMTDDPNSLCWTELMTTDAAGARSFYGEVFGWRFDDMPLPGDAEGTYTCLTPAGQPEERMHGGLMELPADAFAEMGGTPYWHPVFAVEDVDAAVARAQENGGTLRTGPDDAEGVGRMAVVVDGAGADFVLLKPQPPQ
- a CDS encoding acyl carrier protein — encoded protein: MSVALNLLVEILHETFGLPRMNLHPHATFAELDMDSLALTELGTIIEERTGLRMERFAVTCNLTEAADLLDRAADAYLDSLATGETV
- a CDS encoding LPFR motif small protein — its product is MLRAIADVLRSIGGALATLVTLPFRAVARLFSGASSSARGRH
- a CDS encoding four-helix bundle copper-binding protein, producing the protein MATPAKDMLETYPASLGEVDRVALARCIEECFACTEACTACADACLSEDEVAQLRKCIRTNLDCADICDTTGRVLSRHTEYDANITRAMLEACATACAACADVCERHASGHAHCRVCADTCRRCESACRDLLATLG